One Euphorbia lathyris chromosome 1, ddEupLath1.1, whole genome shotgun sequence DNA segment encodes these proteins:
- the LOC136210923 gene encoding uncharacterized protein isoform X1 produces the protein MKGRSHRLPSHDMHEDWGDGSWTVDCVCGVNFDDGEEMVNCDECGVWVHTRCSRYVKGEESFACDKCKIKNNKDESEETEVAQLLVELPTKTIRLESSYAATGPATRPFRLWTDIPMEERVHVQGIPGGDPALFTGLSVFTPELWKCAGYVPKKFNFQYREFPCWDEEGSGNEEDHENTVDKGAGVLFSLAKETVFATPAAALVGMRGRGEEGTLDRKVYSKERKNWVNGDDDVSHSQIEVTKERSLLRPIVIHSGKRRKEDLAMPKERSGKKKARSTYKEMDLKKRVSNVSRTALTSTSDAKPLDFYEDRRPKSIKNDNQLLKNKNLGDSTGTDHESDYNLPVGNGFEKSKNSVSEIERSSETLSTDVARHDFATGVKLNERKASPEGPLAVESSSKFDNLVASTPENVVQKLPMEREGDNVLNGNIDDNVESSVGCHVKPATDGLVTTFSEAKDNQIKGDDDISSGSLQPNVKSDAEDDDSSRLLNGQSSVCDTKDIGAPNNDINENLKMNTIPLSISSSGHDKTQESERTAEAVSDCHASKHTEIASDHLKIKRELEGSEGRTPLQKCSSEPKLGSALANELSKLGENTSHSSALPSQNKIVLCLGKSSSASATVIMSKSSASDTARSADNLDSNPSTKQQAPAECNSSIKKDRAASDMVKLKDEDSQDISRKAAKERLKPSVNSTSKASNSSKISHASIHKRALSDSKDSALHSSSKSSLSHNSSEATGSLQNGCPSQVQNKASASGLPLRGEKLNHSNSQSSSKGNHAPSVPPPATNSSATLSDEELALLLHQELNSSPRVPRVPRVRHAGSLPQLASPSATSMLIKRTSGYGGRDHNSVPRRKNKDGFARPHEPDDGAKKTDKVPSSPDLGRHNTGYTADELPKREDNGSQAAVHAVKKNILSTSTSNLNSGLSSCTEINDHHLSSVRNSPRNMSDDETGIVQVPVHRTLPGLINEIMSKGRRMTYEELCNAVLPHWHNLRKHNGERYAYSSHSQAVLDCLRNRHEWAQLVDRGPKTNSSRKRRKVDAEESEDNENGKGRPVKEGDSKSLESQRDEFPKGKRKARKRRRLALQGRGIKELRRRKADLGSDDDSGPFSNSSEESLFSDDEIRGGGGTVGSDASASSDETGTT, from the exons ATGAAGGGGCGGTCGCACCGCCTTCCGAGCCATGACATGCACGAGGACTGGGGCGATGGCTCGTGGACGGTGGATTGTGTGTGCGGGGTCAATTTTGATGATGGGGAGGAGATGGTAAATTGCGATGAGTGTGGTGTGTGGGTGCACACACGCTGTTCTCGGTACGTTAAGGGGGAAGAGTCATTTGCCTGTGACAAATGCAAAATCAAGAACAATAAAGATGAGAGTGAAGAGACCGAAGTTGCTCAATTGCTGGTTGAGCTGCCCACTAAAACAATTCGACTTGAGAGCAGTTATGCTGCAACTGGGCCAGCAACCCGGCCTTTCAGGCTGTGGACCGATATACCTATGGAGGAGAGGGTACATGTGCAAGGCATTCCGGGTGGTGATCCTGCATTGTTTACTGGTTTGTCTGTGTTTACACCAGAGTTGTGGAAGTGCGCTGGGTATGTGCCTAAGAAGTTTAATTTCCAATACAGGGAATTCCCATGTTGGGATGAGGAGGGTTCTGGGAATGAGGAAGACCATGAGAATACTGTTGATAAAGGTGCAGGTGTTTTGTTTTCATTGGCTAAGGAGACTGTGTTTGCAACTCCTGCAGCAGCTTTGGTTGGCATGAGGGGAAGAGGTGAAGAAGGTACTCTGGACAGGAAAGTGTACtccaaagaaaggaagaatTGGGTGAATGGGGATGATGATGTTAGCCATTCACAGATTGAAGTTACAAAGGAGAGAAGTTTACTTAGGCCAATTGTAATACATTCTGGAAAGCGAAGGAAAGAGGATCTGGCAATGCCTAAAGAACGTAGTGGAAAGAAAAAGGCTAGATCTACATATAAGGAGATGGACTTGAAGAAGAGAGTTTCAAATGTTTCTAGAACAG CATTGACATCCACCAGTGATGCAAAACCATTGGATTTTTATGAAGACAGAAGACCGAAGTCTATCAAGAATGACAACCAGCTCCTTAAGAATAAGAATCTTGGAGACTCCACAGGTACAGATCATGAATCAGATTATAATCTTCCTGTGGGCAATGGTTTTGAGAAGTCAAAGAACTCCGTATCAGAGATAGAGCGTTCCTCAGAGACCTTATCTACTGACGTTGCTAGACATGATTTTGCAACTGGAGTCAAATTGAATGAAAGAAAAGCTAGTCCTGAAGGTCCATTAGCTGTTGAGAGCTCTTCCAAATTTGACAACCTAGTTGCATCAACACCTGAAAACGTTGTTCAGAAACTACCTATGGAACGAGAG GGAGATAACGTTCTAAATGGGAATATAGATGATAATGTGGAGAGCTCCGTCGGATGTCATGTGAAGCCTGCAACTGATGGACTAGTTACAACTTTTTCAGAAGCTAAGGATAATCAGATAAAGGGCGACGATGACATATCTTCCGGTTCTTTGCAGCCTAATGTTAAATCAGATGCAGAAGATGATGATTCGAGTAGGCTCTTGAATGGTCAATCATCTGTCTGTGATACAAAAGATATTGGGGCTCCTAACAATGACATAaatgaaaacttgaaaatgaatACTATACCATTAAGTATTTCATCATCTGGACATGATAAGACCCAAGAGAGTGAAAGGACAGCAGAAGCAGTCAGTGATTGTCATGCAAGTAAACACACAGAAATAGCTAGTGATCACTTAAAGATTAAACGAGAACTGGAAGGGTCTGAGGGTCGAACTCCATTGCAAAAATGCTCATCAGAGCCAAAACTTGGTTCAGCATTGGCCAATGAACTGTCAAAATTGGGTGAAAATACTTCTCATTCTTCGGCATTACCTAGTCAGAATAAAATAGTTCTATGTTTAGGAAAGTCATCTTCTGCTTCAGCCACTGTTATTATGTCCAAATCATCTGCTAGCGACACTGCTAGATCTGCAGATAATCTGGATTCTAATCCTAGTACCAAGCAACAGGCACCAGCTGAGTGCAACTCTAGTATTAAGAAAGATCGAGCTGCAAGTGATATGGTCAAACTTAAGGATGAAGACAGTCAAGACATATCAAGAAAAGCAGCAAAAGAGCGTCTAAAACCCTCTGTGAATTCCACTTCAAAAGCATCAAACTCAAGCAAGATTTCACATGCATCTATTCATAAAAGAGCTCTGTCTGATTCAAAAGATTCAGCACTTCACTCATCTTCCAAATCATCTTTATCTCATAATTCCTCTGAAGCTACTGGATCGCTGCAAAATGGATGCCCTTCACAGGTTCAGAACAAGGCCTCGGCTTCAGGTTTACCTCTAAGAGGTGAAAAGTTGAACCATTCAAATAGCCAGTCATCATCCAAGGGAAATCATGCGCCATCTGTTCCTCCACCTGCTACTAATTCATCTGCGACTTTAAGTGATGAAGAG CTTGCTTTGCTGTTGCATCAAGAACTCAATAGTTCTCCCAGGGTTCCTCGTGTTCCACGTGTTCGGCATGCAGGAAGCTTGCCCCAATTGGCATCTCCAAGTGCAACAAGCATGCTCATAAAGCGAACATCAGGTTATGGAGGAAGGGATCATAATTCG GTTCCtagaagaaaaaacaaagatgGGTTTGCCCGTCCTCATGAGCCTGATGATGGGGCTAAAAAGACAGACAAAGTACCATCTTCTCCTGATTTGGGAAGACATAATACAGGATATACAGCTGATGAGTTGCCCAAGAGAGAGGATAATGGATCTCAGGCAGCAGTCCATGCTGTAAAGAAAAACATACTTTCTACCTCAACCTCAAATTTAAACAGTGGCCTATCTTCCTGTACTGAGATTAATGACCATCATTTGTCTTCTGTCCGAAATTCACCAAGAAATATGTCTGATGATGAGACAGGAATTGTTCAGGTTCCTGTTCATCGCACTTTACCAG GATTAATCAATGAGATTATGAGCAAAGGTCGGCGCATGACATATGAGGAACTCTGTAATGCTGTCCTGCCG CATTGGCACAACTTGAGGAAGCATAATGGAGAGCGCTATGCATATTCAAGTCATTCTCAGGCTGTTCTTGACTGCCTTAGGAACCGACATGAGTGGGCTCAGTTGGTCGACCGTGGTCCCAAA ACAAATTCAAGTAGGAAAAGGCGCAAGGTGGATGCTGAGGAGTCAGAAGATAATGAGAATGGCAAGGGAAGACCTGTGAAGGAAGGTGATAGTAAAAGCCTCGAGTCACAAAGAGACGAGTTCCCAAAGGGAAAGCGGAAAGCAAGGAAAAGAAGGCGTTTGGCTTTGCAAGGTAGAGGAATAAAAGAACTTAGGAGGAGGAAGGCAGATTTGGGCAGTGATGATGATAGTGGGCCATTCTCAAATTCAAGTGAGGAGAGTTTGTTCAGTGACGATGAGATTCGTGGCGGAGGAGGTACTGTTGGAAGTGATGCCTCGGCTAGCTCAGATGAAACAGGAACAACGTAA
- the LOC136210923 gene encoding uncharacterized protein isoform X2 — MKGRSHRLPSHDMHEDWGDGSWTVDCVCGVNFDDGEEMVNCDECGVWVHTRCSRYVKGEESFACDKCKIKNNKDESEETEVAQLLVELPTKTIRLESSYAATGPATRPFRLWTDIPMEERVHVQGIPGGDPALFTGLSVFTPELWKCAGYVPKKFNFQYREFPCWDEEGSGNEEDHENTVDKGAGVLFSLAKETVFATPAAALVGMRGRGEEGTLDRKVYSKERKNWVNGDDDVSHSQIEVTKERSLLRPIVIHSGKRRKEDLAMPKERSGKKKARSTYKEMDLKKRVSNVSRTDRRPKSIKNDNQLLKNKNLGDSTGTDHESDYNLPVGNGFEKSKNSVSEIERSSETLSTDVARHDFATGVKLNERKASPEGPLAVESSSKFDNLVASTPENVVQKLPMEREGDNVLNGNIDDNVESSVGCHVKPATDGLVTTFSEAKDNQIKGDDDISSGSLQPNVKSDAEDDDSSRLLNGQSSVCDTKDIGAPNNDINENLKMNTIPLSISSSGHDKTQESERTAEAVSDCHASKHTEIASDHLKIKRELEGSEGRTPLQKCSSEPKLGSALANELSKLGENTSHSSALPSQNKIVLCLGKSSSASATVIMSKSSASDTARSADNLDSNPSTKQQAPAECNSSIKKDRAASDMVKLKDEDSQDISRKAAKERLKPSVNSTSKASNSSKISHASIHKRALSDSKDSALHSSSKSSLSHNSSEATGSLQNGCPSQVQNKASASGLPLRGEKLNHSNSQSSSKGNHAPSVPPPATNSSATLSDEELALLLHQELNSSPRVPRVPRVRHAGSLPQLASPSATSMLIKRTSGYGGRDHNSVPRRKNKDGFARPHEPDDGAKKTDKVPSSPDLGRHNTGYTADELPKREDNGSQAAVHAVKKNILSTSTSNLNSGLSSCTEINDHHLSSVRNSPRNMSDDETGIVQVPVHRTLPGLINEIMSKGRRMTYEELCNAVLPHWHNLRKHNGERYAYSSHSQAVLDCLRNRHEWAQLVDRGPKTNSSRKRRKVDAEESEDNENGKGRPVKEGDSKSLESQRDEFPKGKRKARKRRRLALQGRGIKELRRRKADLGSDDDSGPFSNSSEESLFSDDEIRGGGGTVGSDASASSDETGTT; from the exons ATGAAGGGGCGGTCGCACCGCCTTCCGAGCCATGACATGCACGAGGACTGGGGCGATGGCTCGTGGACGGTGGATTGTGTGTGCGGGGTCAATTTTGATGATGGGGAGGAGATGGTAAATTGCGATGAGTGTGGTGTGTGGGTGCACACACGCTGTTCTCGGTACGTTAAGGGGGAAGAGTCATTTGCCTGTGACAAATGCAAAATCAAGAACAATAAAGATGAGAGTGAAGAGACCGAAGTTGCTCAATTGCTGGTTGAGCTGCCCACTAAAACAATTCGACTTGAGAGCAGTTATGCTGCAACTGGGCCAGCAACCCGGCCTTTCAGGCTGTGGACCGATATACCTATGGAGGAGAGGGTACATGTGCAAGGCATTCCGGGTGGTGATCCTGCATTGTTTACTGGTTTGTCTGTGTTTACACCAGAGTTGTGGAAGTGCGCTGGGTATGTGCCTAAGAAGTTTAATTTCCAATACAGGGAATTCCCATGTTGGGATGAGGAGGGTTCTGGGAATGAGGAAGACCATGAGAATACTGTTGATAAAGGTGCAGGTGTTTTGTTTTCATTGGCTAAGGAGACTGTGTTTGCAACTCCTGCAGCAGCTTTGGTTGGCATGAGGGGAAGAGGTGAAGAAGGTACTCTGGACAGGAAAGTGTACtccaaagaaaggaagaatTGGGTGAATGGGGATGATGATGTTAGCCATTCACAGATTGAAGTTACAAAGGAGAGAAGTTTACTTAGGCCAATTGTAATACATTCTGGAAAGCGAAGGAAAGAGGATCTGGCAATGCCTAAAGAACGTAGTGGAAAGAAAAAGGCTAGATCTACATATAAGGAGATGGACTTGAAGAAGAGAGTTTCAAATGTTTCTAGAACAG ACAGAAGACCGAAGTCTATCAAGAATGACAACCAGCTCCTTAAGAATAAGAATCTTGGAGACTCCACAGGTACAGATCATGAATCAGATTATAATCTTCCTGTGGGCAATGGTTTTGAGAAGTCAAAGAACTCCGTATCAGAGATAGAGCGTTCCTCAGAGACCTTATCTACTGACGTTGCTAGACATGATTTTGCAACTGGAGTCAAATTGAATGAAAGAAAAGCTAGTCCTGAAGGTCCATTAGCTGTTGAGAGCTCTTCCAAATTTGACAACCTAGTTGCATCAACACCTGAAAACGTTGTTCAGAAACTACCTATGGAACGAGAG GGAGATAACGTTCTAAATGGGAATATAGATGATAATGTGGAGAGCTCCGTCGGATGTCATGTGAAGCCTGCAACTGATGGACTAGTTACAACTTTTTCAGAAGCTAAGGATAATCAGATAAAGGGCGACGATGACATATCTTCCGGTTCTTTGCAGCCTAATGTTAAATCAGATGCAGAAGATGATGATTCGAGTAGGCTCTTGAATGGTCAATCATCTGTCTGTGATACAAAAGATATTGGGGCTCCTAACAATGACATAaatgaaaacttgaaaatgaatACTATACCATTAAGTATTTCATCATCTGGACATGATAAGACCCAAGAGAGTGAAAGGACAGCAGAAGCAGTCAGTGATTGTCATGCAAGTAAACACACAGAAATAGCTAGTGATCACTTAAAGATTAAACGAGAACTGGAAGGGTCTGAGGGTCGAACTCCATTGCAAAAATGCTCATCAGAGCCAAAACTTGGTTCAGCATTGGCCAATGAACTGTCAAAATTGGGTGAAAATACTTCTCATTCTTCGGCATTACCTAGTCAGAATAAAATAGTTCTATGTTTAGGAAAGTCATCTTCTGCTTCAGCCACTGTTATTATGTCCAAATCATCTGCTAGCGACACTGCTAGATCTGCAGATAATCTGGATTCTAATCCTAGTACCAAGCAACAGGCACCAGCTGAGTGCAACTCTAGTATTAAGAAAGATCGAGCTGCAAGTGATATGGTCAAACTTAAGGATGAAGACAGTCAAGACATATCAAGAAAAGCAGCAAAAGAGCGTCTAAAACCCTCTGTGAATTCCACTTCAAAAGCATCAAACTCAAGCAAGATTTCACATGCATCTATTCATAAAAGAGCTCTGTCTGATTCAAAAGATTCAGCACTTCACTCATCTTCCAAATCATCTTTATCTCATAATTCCTCTGAAGCTACTGGATCGCTGCAAAATGGATGCCCTTCACAGGTTCAGAACAAGGCCTCGGCTTCAGGTTTACCTCTAAGAGGTGAAAAGTTGAACCATTCAAATAGCCAGTCATCATCCAAGGGAAATCATGCGCCATCTGTTCCTCCACCTGCTACTAATTCATCTGCGACTTTAAGTGATGAAGAG CTTGCTTTGCTGTTGCATCAAGAACTCAATAGTTCTCCCAGGGTTCCTCGTGTTCCACGTGTTCGGCATGCAGGAAGCTTGCCCCAATTGGCATCTCCAAGTGCAACAAGCATGCTCATAAAGCGAACATCAGGTTATGGAGGAAGGGATCATAATTCG GTTCCtagaagaaaaaacaaagatgGGTTTGCCCGTCCTCATGAGCCTGATGATGGGGCTAAAAAGACAGACAAAGTACCATCTTCTCCTGATTTGGGAAGACATAATACAGGATATACAGCTGATGAGTTGCCCAAGAGAGAGGATAATGGATCTCAGGCAGCAGTCCATGCTGTAAAGAAAAACATACTTTCTACCTCAACCTCAAATTTAAACAGTGGCCTATCTTCCTGTACTGAGATTAATGACCATCATTTGTCTTCTGTCCGAAATTCACCAAGAAATATGTCTGATGATGAGACAGGAATTGTTCAGGTTCCTGTTCATCGCACTTTACCAG GATTAATCAATGAGATTATGAGCAAAGGTCGGCGCATGACATATGAGGAACTCTGTAATGCTGTCCTGCCG CATTGGCACAACTTGAGGAAGCATAATGGAGAGCGCTATGCATATTCAAGTCATTCTCAGGCTGTTCTTGACTGCCTTAGGAACCGACATGAGTGGGCTCAGTTGGTCGACCGTGGTCCCAAA ACAAATTCAAGTAGGAAAAGGCGCAAGGTGGATGCTGAGGAGTCAGAAGATAATGAGAATGGCAAGGGAAGACCTGTGAAGGAAGGTGATAGTAAAAGCCTCGAGTCACAAAGAGACGAGTTCCCAAAGGGAAAGCGGAAAGCAAGGAAAAGAAGGCGTTTGGCTTTGCAAGGTAGAGGAATAAAAGAACTTAGGAGGAGGAAGGCAGATTTGGGCAGTGATGATGATAGTGGGCCATTCTCAAATTCAAGTGAGGAGAGTTTGTTCAGTGACGATGAGATTCGTGGCGGAGGAGGTACTGTTGGAAGTGATGCCTCGGCTAGCTCAGATGAAACAGGAACAACGTAA
- the LOC136210923 gene encoding uncharacterized protein isoform X3 translates to MRGRGEEGTLDRKVYSKERKNWVNGDDDVSHSQIEVTKERSLLRPIVIHSGKRRKEDLAMPKERSGKKKARSTYKEMDLKKRVSNVSRTALTSTSDAKPLDFYEDRRPKSIKNDNQLLKNKNLGDSTGTDHESDYNLPVGNGFEKSKNSVSEIERSSETLSTDVARHDFATGVKLNERKASPEGPLAVESSSKFDNLVASTPENVVQKLPMEREGDNVLNGNIDDNVESSVGCHVKPATDGLVTTFSEAKDNQIKGDDDISSGSLQPNVKSDAEDDDSSRLLNGQSSVCDTKDIGAPNNDINENLKMNTIPLSISSSGHDKTQESERTAEAVSDCHASKHTEIASDHLKIKRELEGSEGRTPLQKCSSEPKLGSALANELSKLGENTSHSSALPSQNKIVLCLGKSSSASATVIMSKSSASDTARSADNLDSNPSTKQQAPAECNSSIKKDRAASDMVKLKDEDSQDISRKAAKERLKPSVNSTSKASNSSKISHASIHKRALSDSKDSALHSSSKSSLSHNSSEATGSLQNGCPSQVQNKASASGLPLRGEKLNHSNSQSSSKGNHAPSVPPPATNSSATLSDEELALLLHQELNSSPRVPRVPRVRHAGSLPQLASPSATSMLIKRTSGYGGRDHNSVPRRKNKDGFARPHEPDDGAKKTDKVPSSPDLGRHNTGYTADELPKREDNGSQAAVHAVKKNILSTSTSNLNSGLSSCTEINDHHLSSVRNSPRNMSDDETGIVQVPVHRTLPGLINEIMSKGRRMTYEELCNAVLPHWHNLRKHNGERYAYSSHSQAVLDCLRNRHEWAQLVDRGPKTNSSRKRRKVDAEESEDNENGKGRPVKEGDSKSLESQRDEFPKGKRKARKRRRLALQGRGIKELRRRKADLGSDDDSGPFSNSSEESLFSDDEIRGGGGTVGSDASASSDETGTT, encoded by the exons ATGAGGGGAAGAGGTGAAGAAGGTACTCTGGACAGGAAAGTGTACtccaaagaaaggaagaatTGGGTGAATGGGGATGATGATGTTAGCCATTCACAGATTGAAGTTACAAAGGAGAGAAGTTTACTTAGGCCAATTGTAATACATTCTGGAAAGCGAAGGAAAGAGGATCTGGCAATGCCTAAAGAACGTAGTGGAAAGAAAAAGGCTAGATCTACATATAAGGAGATGGACTTGAAGAAGAGAGTTTCAAATGTTTCTAGAACAG CATTGACATCCACCAGTGATGCAAAACCATTGGATTTTTATGAAGACAGAAGACCGAAGTCTATCAAGAATGACAACCAGCTCCTTAAGAATAAGAATCTTGGAGACTCCACAGGTACAGATCATGAATCAGATTATAATCTTCCTGTGGGCAATGGTTTTGAGAAGTCAAAGAACTCCGTATCAGAGATAGAGCGTTCCTCAGAGACCTTATCTACTGACGTTGCTAGACATGATTTTGCAACTGGAGTCAAATTGAATGAAAGAAAAGCTAGTCCTGAAGGTCCATTAGCTGTTGAGAGCTCTTCCAAATTTGACAACCTAGTTGCATCAACACCTGAAAACGTTGTTCAGAAACTACCTATGGAACGAGAG GGAGATAACGTTCTAAATGGGAATATAGATGATAATGTGGAGAGCTCCGTCGGATGTCATGTGAAGCCTGCAACTGATGGACTAGTTACAACTTTTTCAGAAGCTAAGGATAATCAGATAAAGGGCGACGATGACATATCTTCCGGTTCTTTGCAGCCTAATGTTAAATCAGATGCAGAAGATGATGATTCGAGTAGGCTCTTGAATGGTCAATCATCTGTCTGTGATACAAAAGATATTGGGGCTCCTAACAATGACATAaatgaaaacttgaaaatgaatACTATACCATTAAGTATTTCATCATCTGGACATGATAAGACCCAAGAGAGTGAAAGGACAGCAGAAGCAGTCAGTGATTGTCATGCAAGTAAACACACAGAAATAGCTAGTGATCACTTAAAGATTAAACGAGAACTGGAAGGGTCTGAGGGTCGAACTCCATTGCAAAAATGCTCATCAGAGCCAAAACTTGGTTCAGCATTGGCCAATGAACTGTCAAAATTGGGTGAAAATACTTCTCATTCTTCGGCATTACCTAGTCAGAATAAAATAGTTCTATGTTTAGGAAAGTCATCTTCTGCTTCAGCCACTGTTATTATGTCCAAATCATCTGCTAGCGACACTGCTAGATCTGCAGATAATCTGGATTCTAATCCTAGTACCAAGCAACAGGCACCAGCTGAGTGCAACTCTAGTATTAAGAAAGATCGAGCTGCAAGTGATATGGTCAAACTTAAGGATGAAGACAGTCAAGACATATCAAGAAAAGCAGCAAAAGAGCGTCTAAAACCCTCTGTGAATTCCACTTCAAAAGCATCAAACTCAAGCAAGATTTCACATGCATCTATTCATAAAAGAGCTCTGTCTGATTCAAAAGATTCAGCACTTCACTCATCTTCCAAATCATCTTTATCTCATAATTCCTCTGAAGCTACTGGATCGCTGCAAAATGGATGCCCTTCACAGGTTCAGAACAAGGCCTCGGCTTCAGGTTTACCTCTAAGAGGTGAAAAGTTGAACCATTCAAATAGCCAGTCATCATCCAAGGGAAATCATGCGCCATCTGTTCCTCCACCTGCTACTAATTCATCTGCGACTTTAAGTGATGAAGAG CTTGCTTTGCTGTTGCATCAAGAACTCAATAGTTCTCCCAGGGTTCCTCGTGTTCCACGTGTTCGGCATGCAGGAAGCTTGCCCCAATTGGCATCTCCAAGTGCAACAAGCATGCTCATAAAGCGAACATCAGGTTATGGAGGAAGGGATCATAATTCG GTTCCtagaagaaaaaacaaagatgGGTTTGCCCGTCCTCATGAGCCTGATGATGGGGCTAAAAAGACAGACAAAGTACCATCTTCTCCTGATTTGGGAAGACATAATACAGGATATACAGCTGATGAGTTGCCCAAGAGAGAGGATAATGGATCTCAGGCAGCAGTCCATGCTGTAAAGAAAAACATACTTTCTACCTCAACCTCAAATTTAAACAGTGGCCTATCTTCCTGTACTGAGATTAATGACCATCATTTGTCTTCTGTCCGAAATTCACCAAGAAATATGTCTGATGATGAGACAGGAATTGTTCAGGTTCCTGTTCATCGCACTTTACCAG GATTAATCAATGAGATTATGAGCAAAGGTCGGCGCATGACATATGAGGAACTCTGTAATGCTGTCCTGCCG CATTGGCACAACTTGAGGAAGCATAATGGAGAGCGCTATGCATATTCAAGTCATTCTCAGGCTGTTCTTGACTGCCTTAGGAACCGACATGAGTGGGCTCAGTTGGTCGACCGTGGTCCCAAA ACAAATTCAAGTAGGAAAAGGCGCAAGGTGGATGCTGAGGAGTCAGAAGATAATGAGAATGGCAAGGGAAGACCTGTGAAGGAAGGTGATAGTAAAAGCCTCGAGTCACAAAGAGACGAGTTCCCAAAGGGAAAGCGGAAAGCAAGGAAAAGAAGGCGTTTGGCTTTGCAAGGTAGAGGAATAAAAGAACTTAGGAGGAGGAAGGCAGATTTGGGCAGTGATGATGATAGTGGGCCATTCTCAAATTCAAGTGAGGAGAGTTTGTTCAGTGACGATGAGATTCGTGGCGGAGGAGGTACTGTTGGAAGTGATGCCTCGGCTAGCTCAGATGAAACAGGAACAACGTAA